The DNA window GGCGGGCGGTATCGTGCTGTCGCCAAGCGCGGTGGCCAGGCAACGCATCGAAGTCGGCGTTGGCATGGTGTTTCAGCAATTCAATTTGTTCGCTCATCTGACCGCGATCGAAAACATCGCCGGGCCCTTGCGCTGGGTCCATGCCTGGCCGCCCGAGGCCGCCGCGCAGCGGGCGCAGGAGTTGCTCGATCGCGTCGGCCTCGGCGACCGTGCCGACACATTGCCGCGCCACCTATCCGGCGGGCAGCAGCAGCGCGTGGCCATCGCGCGCGCGATCGCTCCGAGGCCCAAGCTGCTCCTGCTCGACGAACCCACCTCCGCCCTCGATCCGGAAATGGTCAGCGAGGTTCTGGACGTGATCCGCAAGCTGGCGACGGAGGACAAGCTCACGATGATCATTTCCACCCATCAACTGCGGTTCGCCGAAGAAGTGGCGGATCGGGTCGTCTTTCTCACGGATGGCCATGTGGTCGAGGAAGGTCCGGCCCATGACGTCCTCAGCCATCCACGCCATCCGCTGACGGCGCGCTTCATCCGCGTGATGAACGCCGGCCAAACTTCGGCCCTCGCGCTATGACCCGCGAGCCGAACGCGAGCAAGGGCAGGTCGTGTCTTTAGTGTTCAACCAACCAGAGGAAGCAGCCGATATGTTTCATGAACTGCCTGCAACGTTTGCAACGGTGCATTGGGGCTATTTCGATGCTGGGCTTGCCCCGGCCCTGCGTGTCAGGAGCGGCGATTTTGTCCGCGCCGAGGCCGTGACGCACCACGCGGGCGACGCGCCCGATTTGATGATGGACGACGCGGTGCGAGCGCTGTACGCGAGCATTCCGGAAGATGACCGCAATCCGGGCGTACATCTGATGACTGGCCCGATCCACGTGGAGGATGCGCGCCCGGGCGACATGCTCGAGGTGCGCTACCTGCAAATGCTGCCGCGCTTTCGCTACGGATCCAACCTCGCCGCGCACTGGGGGCACCTGTACAAGGAGATGGGCGAGAAGGAGCGCGTGACGATCTATCAGATCGAACCCGATTGCAACACCGCCAGTGCGCTCTATGCGTTCGATTATCCCGGCAAGTATTTGGTGCCGGGCAAGCTGACCCGGCGCGGAACCTGCACCTGCGAGCCGGCGCTCGGCGGAATCCGCGTGCCGGTGCGCCCGCACCTGGGCACCGCGGGGGTGGCGCCGGACGCCATGGGCCGGGTGAGCACGGTTCCTCCCGGCGCGCACGGTGGCAATATCGACAACTGGCGCATCGGCGCCGGGGCCACGATGTACTACCCGGTCGCGGTGCCTGGCGCGCTGTTCTCGATCGGCGATCCGCACATCTCGCAAGGCGATGGCGAGATCAGCGGCACCGCGATCGAGGCATCGCTGAACGTGATGTTCCAGGTCGTGCTGCGCAAGGACTTCCACTTTCCATCGCCCCTGCTCGAAACTCCCGATACATGGATCGTGCACGGTTTCGACGAAGACCTCGATGTGGCGATGAAGAACGCGGCGAGGGACATGCTCCAGCTGCTGGTCGACAAGCATGGCCTGAGCCGCGACGACGCCTACTCGCTGATGAGCGTCAGCGCTGACTTTGGCGTCACCCAGGTCGTCGACGGGCGCCAAGGCGTGCACTGCAAGATGCCGCGCGGGATTTTCCCCGCGCGTGTGACGAAGACTGGAACGTAGGTCGTCAGTGCTGCAAGGCCTGCAGCGTGGAGACTGATTTGAAGCGGCACGTTTCTTGCTGTTCCCACTGGGTCTTGCGGGAAGAGCCCAACGTGCATACCGAGTACTTCACGACAGAGTCCTATCCAGTGCAGCAACGCCCCATGGCATGGCGCGAGACCTTGCAGCAGCATTGGTTGCGCCCGGAGATGGCCGGCAGCGGCACGCCCATGCACGGCACCGTGCTGGCCGGGCGCTCGCCACAAGGGATTGAACTGGCTCGGATCAGTTCCTCCCCGCAGACCATCGAGCGCATGGTCGATCACCCGGACGCCGTCTGGCTCTCGCTGCACATCGCCGGCGAGGCGACCCTGTTCGAAGGCGGACATGCCGTGCCGGTCGTGCCGGGCGACATTGTCTACAGCACGTCTGCAGCCGAGTTGGGAATGAGCTTCGGGTCGGATTTCCGCCAGTTCATCGTGCGCATTCCCGGCGAACCCTTGAAGGCGCGGCTTCCCGCCCCACTCACACTCTCTGCGGGGTGCTTGTCGGGACGCTCGGGCATCGGACGCGTCTTTGCAGGAACACTGGGCGCGCTGGCAGAATCATTCGAGAGCCTTGGCGACGATCAGATCACGTCGATTGAACAGACGCTCTCCGAGTTCGTCATCACCAGTCTGGCCGACAGCGGTGCGATGCGCCTGCAGGGCGGCATGAGCGTATCCCACACCGTCCTGTTCAAGCGCTTGCTGCGGCAGATCGACGGCAACCTGAGCGATCCCGAACTGAGTCTCGCCGCTCTTGCCAAACGCGAGCGGATCTCCGAACGTTTGCTGCAAAAACTGTTCGAGGCGAGCGGGCAGACCTTTTCGGCGCATCTGCGCCAGAAGCGGCTGGAGCATTGCCGTGCCGACCTCGCGAACCGGCTTTACAGCCATCTGTCGATCTCCGACATCTGTTTCCGCTGGGGTTTCAACGATGCCGCGCACTTCAGTCGCGCGTTTCGTGAGCAATTTCAGATGTCGCCCAGGCAATACCGTCTGCAGTCCAGCGAAGCCAGCCAGCAAACGTTGCACAGGGTGATTCATCGCGGCTGGCCCGCCGGGTATCGAGAAGGCGTGAAGCACGAGCCGTCGTCACCCGAGCAGGATCAGCTTGGCATTTCACCGGGCACCGAGCGCGCGGCAGCTCCATGCCCAGGCCAGCACCATCATCTTTGCGCCAACGACAGGACGATTCATTGGGGCTACTTCAGCAAATCGCTCGCACCCGTGTTGACCGTGAATTCCGGCGATCTCGTCACGATCGAAACCTTGACGCAGCATGCCTACGACGACTTTGATCGCATGATCAAAGGGGATTCGGGCGCCGAAAGCGTGTTCCTCTGGACTCGCGAAAAGAAGAACGTCGATCGGCGCGGCGCGGGCCCATCCAATGCATCCATTTACGGCCGAGGAAGTGGCGAGGGCTTCGGCGTGCATATCTGCACCGGTCCCATCCATGTGCGAGATGCCAAACCCGGCGATGTGCTTGAAGTGAGGATCGTCGATGTTCTTCCTCGGCTATCGGCGAACGCCAAGTTCGAGGGCCGTGTCTTCGGCAGCAACGCAGCGGCCTGGTGGGGCTTTCATTACAACGAGCTGCTCACCGAGCCCAAGCCGCGCGAAGTCATCACCATCTACGAGATCGATTGCAGCGCAGGCCACGCGCACGGAGCTTGTGCGCATGCGGCCTACAGCTATCGCTGGACGCCGCAGCGCGATCCCAACGGGGTGCTGCACCCGACGATCGACTACCCCGGCATTCCGGTCGACCGCAGCAGCATCGTCGAGAACCACAACGTTCTGAAGAACGTGAAGATTCCGGTGCGCCCGCATTTCGGCGTGATTGCTGTCGCGCCTCG is part of the Thiomonas sp. X19 genome and encodes:
- a CDS encoding acetamidase/formamidase family protein, which gives rise to MAWRETLQQHWLRPEMAGSGTPMHGTVLAGRSPQGIELARISSSPQTIERMVDHPDAVWLSLHIAGEATLFEGGHAVPVVPGDIVYSTSAAELGMSFGSDFRQFIVRIPGEPLKARLPAPLTLSAGCLSGRSGIGRVFAGTLGALAESFESLGDDQITSIEQTLSEFVITSLADSGAMRLQGGMSVSHTVLFKRLLRQIDGNLSDPELSLAALAKRERISERLLQKLFEASGQTFSAHLRQKRLEHCRADLANRLYSHLSISDICFRWGFNDAAHFSRAFREQFQMSPRQYRLQSSEASQQTLHRVIHRGWPAGYREGVKHEPSSPEQDQLGISPGTERAAAPCPGQHHHLCANDRTIHWGYFSKSLAPVLTVNSGDLVTIETLTQHAYDDFDRMIKGDSGAESVFLWTREKKNVDRRGAGPSNASIYGRGSGEGFGVHICTGPIHVRDAKPGDVLEVRIVDVLPRLSANAKFEGRVFGSNAAAWWGFHYNELLTEPKPREVITIYEIDCSAGHAHGACAHAAYSYRWTPQRDPNGVLHPTIDYPGIPVDRSSIVENHNVLKNVKIPVRPHFGVIAVAPRETGLVDSIPPAYFGGNIDNWRVGKGATVYLRVGVDGALLSIGDPHASQGDSELCGTAIECSLTGVFQIVLHKSEHLNNEPYADIDYPLVETADEWILHGFSHPDYFAEFGDKACSEIYEKSSIDLAMRDAFRKTRRFLMSCQGLTEDEAISLMSVAVDFGITQVVDGNVGVHAIIRKALFQGTRQGQALHE
- a CDS encoding acetamidase/formamidase family protein translates to MFHELPATFATVHWGYFDAGLAPALRVRSGDFVRAEAVTHHAGDAPDLMMDDAVRALYASIPEDDRNPGVHLMTGPIHVEDARPGDMLEVRYLQMLPRFRYGSNLAAHWGHLYKEMGEKERVTIYQIEPDCNTASALYAFDYPGKYLVPGKLTRRGTCTCEPALGGIRVPVRPHLGTAGVAPDAMGRVSTVPPGAHGGNIDNWRIGAGATMYYPVAVPGALFSIGDPHISQGDGEISGTAIEASLNVMFQVVLRKDFHFPSPLLETPDTWIVHGFDEDLDVAMKNAARDMLQLLVDKHGLSRDDAYSLMSVSADFGVTQVVDGRQGVHCKMPRGIFPARVTKTGT